The Hydrogenophaga crocea genome contains a region encoding:
- the rimP gene encoding ribosome maturation factor RimP: protein MGWQDTVAQTVAGLGFDLVDLERSAGGLLRVTIDLPWTPPEAGQPLPTEQFVTVEDCERVTRQLQYALEVEGTDYRRLEVGSPGIDRPLRHENDFRRFEGQVVDITLKAALGANGAVAANRKKFRGTLERAEGWAQTGQWQIVWSDEPPPKPGQRVSKKREAAPLQALGFTLDEIAQARLAPIVNFKGRGAPGA from the coding sequence GCACAAACCGTGGCCGGACTCGGCTTTGACCTGGTGGACCTGGAGCGGTCCGCCGGCGGCTTGCTGCGCGTGACGATCGACCTGCCCTGGACGCCGCCCGAAGCGGGCCAGCCGCTGCCGACCGAGCAGTTCGTGACCGTCGAGGACTGCGAGCGCGTCACGCGCCAGCTGCAGTACGCGCTGGAGGTCGAGGGCACCGATTACCGCCGGCTCGAGGTGGGCTCGCCGGGCATCGACCGCCCGCTGCGCCACGAGAACGACTTCCGCCGTTTCGAGGGCCAGGTGGTCGACATCACGCTCAAGGCCGCGCTCGGCGCCAATGGCGCTGTGGCGGCCAACCGCAAGAAATTCCGCGGCACGCTCGAGCGGGCCGAGGGCTGGGCGCAGACCGGGCAGTGGCAGATCGTCTGGAGCGACGAGCCGCCGCCCAAGCCGGGCCAGCGCGTGAGCAAGAAGCGCGAAGCCGCGCCGTTGCAGGCGCTGGGCTTCACGCTGGACGAAATCGCACAGGCGCGGCTGGCGCCGATCGTGAATTTCAAGGGGCGGGGCGCCCCGGGTGCCTGA